A region of Mammaliicoccus sp. Dog046 DNA encodes the following proteins:
- the nhaC gene encoding Na+/H+ antiporter NhaC, whose product MGNELTSKKEIRFIWAIVPFLFMIVSMLFTVVVLEQAPHIPLMIGTAFAAIVAYYHGYSWKEIEEMMYKGIKLALPAIVIIILVGLIIGAWIGGGVVATMIYYGLQLITPSLFLVTITVICAIVSLAIGSSWSTMATVGVAGMGIGLSMDIPAGMIAGAIISGSYFGDKMSPLSDTTNLAAGLTGTDLFEHIKHMFYTTVPAVIISLIVFFVLGRQFSVDNMNQGKIDNINAEMLDKFVISPWLLLIPVIVIILVALKVPAIPALVVGIVLGFLSQIFVQGGSLHDSVQALQTGYQMNSDNALVKELFNRGGLESMFYTISMTIVAMTFGGILEYSGMLKAIITQILKIAKGTGGLIASVIVSCIGTNASCSEQYISIVVPSRMYINTFLNRRLHPKNLSRALEDGGTVTSVFFLWNTCGVFIAQTLNVNVLEYGIYAVFNYTVPIISVIFGYIGFKIIKINDEEYRKFKEA is encoded by the coding sequence ATGGGAAATGAATTAACATCTAAGAAGGAAATACGTTTCATATGGGCGATTGTCCCGTTTTTATTTATGATTGTGAGTATGTTATTTACAGTTGTTGTATTGGAACAAGCACCTCATATTCCATTAATGATCGGTACAGCATTTGCTGCGATTGTTGCATATTATCATGGCTACAGTTGGAAAGAAATTGAGGAAATGATGTACAAAGGTATTAAGTTAGCGTTACCTGCAATTGTGATTATCATATTAGTAGGATTAATTATTGGTGCTTGGATCGGTGGTGGTGTTGTCGCTACAATGATCTATTATGGATTACAGCTAATCACACCGTCATTATTTTTAGTCACGATTACAGTTATATGTGCCATTGTTTCATTGGCCATTGGTAGTAGTTGGTCAACAATGGCAACCGTTGGCGTGGCAGGTATGGGTATTGGTTTAAGTATGGATATCCCAGCAGGTATGATAGCAGGTGCAATTATTTCAGGATCATATTTCGGAGATAAAATGAGTCCACTATCAGATACGACAAACTTAGCAGCTGGTTTAACTGGGACAGACTTATTTGAACATATTAAACATATGTTTTACACGACAGTGCCGGCAGTGATTATTTCTTTAATTGTATTTTTTGTTTTAGGAAGACAGTTTTCTGTAGATAATATGAATCAAGGAAAGATAGATAATATTAATGCAGAGATGTTAGATAAATTTGTGATTAGTCCGTGGCTGTTACTTATACCAGTTATCGTTATTATATTGGTAGCGTTAAAAGTACCAGCTATACCAGCATTAGTGGTAGGTATCGTATTAGGATTTCTATCACAAATATTCGTTCAAGGTGGTAGCTTGCATGATAGCGTTCAAGCTTTACAAACAGGTTATCAGATGAATAGTGATAATGCATTAGTAAAGGAACTATTTAATAGAGGTGGGTTAGAATCCATGTTCTATACGATTTCTATGACAATAGTCGCAATGACATTTGGTGGCATCCTTGAATATTCAGGCATGTTAAAAGCCATTATTACTCAAATATTAAAAATTGCTAAAGGTACAGGTGGACTCATCGCTTCGGTTATCGTGTCATGTATCGGTACAAATGCATCATGTTCAGAACAATACATATCCATCGTTGTTCCTTCAAGAATGTATATTAATACTTTCTTAAATAGACGATTGCACCCGAAAAATCTTTCACGTGCGTTAGAAGATGGTGGAACAGTAACGTCAGTGTTCTTCTTATGGAATACGTGTGGTGTATTTATAGCCCAAACACTTAATGTAAATGTTTTAGAATATGGTATATATGCAGTGTTTAATTATACTGTGCCTATCATTTCAGTGATATTTGGTTATATTGGATTTAAAATTATTAAAATTAATGATGAAGAATATCGTAAATTTAAAGAAGCTTAA
- a CDS encoding ABC transporter permease subunit: protein MQQITAKTPLVEKIIPFIGLILLVVVISIMNSAFLDLSNLLNLLRQVSINGLIAFGMTFVILTGGIDLSVGSILALSSAFTAILITSGMDPIVALIVGVLGGFILGVVNGVLVTFGSMAPFIATLATMTIFRGLTLVVTDGNPITNLGDSYLFQLFGKGYFFGIPVPAVTMIIVFIILAIILQKTTFGRHTYAIGGNEVASKISGIKVNRVKILIYGISGLMSALAGAILTSRLNSAQPTAGTSYELDAIAAVVLGGTSLTGGKGRIVGTLIGVLIIGVLNNGLNLLGVSSFYQQVVKGVVILIAVLIDRKK from the coding sequence ATGCAACAAATCACAGCTAAAACACCATTAGTCGAAAAAATCATCCCATTTATAGGACTGATCTTATTAGTGGTCGTTATCAGTATTATGAATTCAGCGTTTTTAGATTTATCAAATTTACTTAACTTATTAAGACAAGTTTCAATCAATGGTTTAATCGCATTTGGAATGACATTTGTTATATTAACAGGCGGAATTGACTTGTCAGTCGGATCAATTTTAGCATTATCAAGCGCATTTACTGCAATTTTAATTACAAGTGGCATGGATCCAATCGTTGCATTAATCGTGGGTGTACTTGGAGGATTCATATTAGGTGTTGTGAATGGTGTGTTAGTGACATTTGGTAGCATGGCACCATTTATTGCTACATTGGCAACAATGACAATATTTAGAGGGTTGACGCTCGTTGTAACTGATGGTAATCCAATCACAAACTTAGGAGATAGCTACTTATTTCAATTGTTTGGAAAAGGATATTTCTTCGGAATACCTGTACCAGCAGTAACGATGATTATCGTATTTATCATATTGGCAATAATATTACAAAAAACAACATTTGGTAGACATACATATGCTATCGGTGGTAATGAAGTCGCATCAAAAATTTCAGGTATTAAAGTAAATAGAGTGAAGATTTTAATTTATGGTATTTCTGGATTAATGTCAGCATTAGCAGGTGCCATTTTAACATCACGTTTAAACTCTGCTCAACCGACTGCAGGAACATCTTATGAATTAGATGCAATTGCCGCTGTTGTGTTAGGTGGTACATCTTTAACAGGTGGTAAAGGACGTATAGTAGGTACGTTGATAGGGGTATTAATTATTGGTGTGTTAAACAATGGACTGAACTTACTCGGAGTTTCATCATTCTATCAGCAAGTTGTTAAAGGTGTCGTTATATTAATAGCTGTCTTAATAGATAGAAAAAAATAA
- a CDS encoding Dps family protein — translation MTNNKEVIEVLNKQVAEWTVLYTKLHNYHWYVKGPNFFSLHEKFEELYNEASVYIDDLAERILAIEGHPIATLKEALEWSVIEEAEKNLSANQMVEQLSKDFTTVIAQLEEGIQLAEKLNDDMTGDMLLSMVTSLEKHNWMLKSFLG, via the coding sequence ATGACAAACAATAAAGAAGTTATAGAAGTATTAAATAAACAAGTAGCAGAGTGGACAGTTTTATATACGAAATTACACAATTACCATTGGTATGTTAAGGGGCCAAACTTCTTCTCATTACATGAGAAGTTTGAAGAATTATATAATGAAGCAAGTGTTTATATAGATGACTTAGCTGAAAGAATTTTAGCAATTGAAGGTCATCCTATTGCTACATTGAAAGAAGCATTAGAATGGTCAGTAATAGAAGAAGCTGAGAAAAATTTATCAGCTAATCAAATGGTTGAGCAACTTTCTAAAGATTTCACAACAGTGATCGCTCAACTTGAAGAAGGAATACAATTAGCTGAAAAATTAAACGATGACATGACGGGAGACATGTTATTATCAATGGTTACAAGTTTAGAAAAACATAACTGGATGCTAAAATCTTTCTTAGGATAA
- the rbsD gene encoding D-ribose pyranase has product MYKTGILNSEISKVLSDLGHTDRIVIADCGLPIPKGVRKIDLALTLGVPSFESVYEVVLEHMAVQKMILAEEIKSDNKVLHEKLIDKNIDTTFVSHETFKTLTKDTVAVIRTGEATPFANVILESDVLF; this is encoded by the coding sequence ATGTATAAAACAGGTATTTTAAATAGTGAAATTTCAAAGGTACTCAGTGATTTAGGACATACAGATCGTATCGTCATTGCAGATTGTGGATTACCTATTCCTAAAGGTGTGCGTAAGATTGATCTTGCGCTCACGCTTGGTGTACCAAGTTTTGAAAGCGTTTACGAAGTGGTGCTTGAGCATATGGCGGTTCAAAAAATGATATTAGCTGAAGAAATAAAATCTGATAATAAAGTACTTCATGAAAAGCTTATCGACAAAAATATAGATACAACATTTGTATCTCATGAGACATTTAAAACATTAACGAAAGATACAGTTGCAGTGATAAGAACTGGAGAAGCTACACCATTTGCGAATGTAATCTTAGAAAGCGATGTTTTATTTTAA
- a CDS encoding DUF393 domain-containing protein codes for MPIIYYDGTCGYCNKAVKWLIHHNIPTHFQFAQLSGKYGERLINTEPRLRNIDSIIVVDGPMTLTQSDAVIHLLKHVPGYRWLSMMISFIPKSLRDIFYGGFARIRHRIPSNTRCKLPTEEERKYFLD; via the coding sequence ATGCCAATTATTTATTATGATGGAACATGTGGATATTGTAATAAAGCAGTGAAATGGTTGATTCATCACAATATCCCAACTCATTTTCAATTTGCACAATTAAGTGGTAAATATGGTGAAAGGCTGATTAATACTGAACCTAGATTAAGGAACATTGATTCTATTATTGTTGTTGATGGTCCAATGACTCTGACACAATCGGATGCAGTGATTCATTTACTTAAGCATGTCCCAGGTTATCGATGGTTATCTATGATGATTTCCTTTATTCCAAAATCCTTGAGAGATATTTTTTATGGAGGATTTGCTCGTATAAGACATCGAATTCCTTCAAATACCCGTTGTAAATTGCCAACTGAAGAAGAACGGAAATATTTTTTAGATTAA
- a CDS encoding LacI family DNA-binding transcriptional regulator, translating into MATIKQVAQYAGVSVATVSRALNKSGYVKQETQDKIDKAIKALNYHPNETARTLYKRQSKMIGLLLPDISNPFFTVVARGVEDEAMEKGYHIILGNGDNNDEKELAYLNTFKVHNCSGIIASQLSSKETFDSFKTYQMPFVLLDRVYEDHEFVETNHLKGGHLQAQAVIKGNAQSVLILEQELSYKSFRERWLGAKNTLEEHHIKYITANELTMTEDKLNQLIDEHQLDSIICSNDVGAFQIMSMLYNLNYNVPNDIQVIGYDDIPLSSMYSPSLTTIHQPAYLIGKKACQQLIKQLEGKKREHHEILDVTLIERQSTRSVKHE; encoded by the coding sequence ATGGCAACGATTAAACAAGTCGCTCAATATGCTGGTGTTTCTGTTGCTACTGTATCTCGCGCATTGAACAAAAGTGGATATGTTAAACAAGAAACACAAGATAAAATTGATAAAGCAATTAAAGCGTTAAATTATCATCCAAATGAAACAGCTCGTACTTTATATAAACGACAATCTAAAATGATAGGGTTACTTTTACCTGACATTAGTAATCCTTTTTTTACCGTAGTCGCACGTGGTGTAGAAGATGAAGCAATGGAGAAAGGGTATCATATTATCTTAGGAAACGGAGATAATAATGATGAAAAAGAGCTCGCATACTTAAATACATTTAAAGTACATAATTGTAGTGGGATTATTGCGTCACAACTTTCAAGCAAAGAAACATTTGATTCATTTAAGACATATCAAATGCCTTTTGTGTTATTGGACCGTGTTTATGAGGACCATGAATTTGTAGAAACCAATCATCTTAAAGGTGGGCATTTGCAAGCACAAGCAGTGATCAAAGGTAATGCACAATCGGTGTTAATCCTTGAACAGGAGTTAAGTTATAAATCATTTAGAGAAAGATGGTTAGGTGCAAAGAATACATTAGAAGAACATCATATTAAATATATAACTGCTAACGAATTAACAATGACTGAAGACAAGTTAAATCAATTAATTGATGAACATCAGTTGGATAGTATTATTTGTAGTAATGATGTTGGGGCATTTCAAATTATGAGTATGCTTTATAACTTGAATTATAATGTGCCAAACGATATTCAAGTCATAGGCTATGATGATATACCTTTGTCGAGTATGTATTCGCCAAGTTTAACAACGATACATCAACCAGCGTATTTAATTGGTAAGAAAGCGTGCCAACAATTAATAAAACAATTAGAAGGTAAGAAGAGGGAACATCATGAAATTTTAGATGTGACTTTAATAGAAAGACAATCAACGAGGAGTGTAAAACATGAATAA
- a CDS encoding transcriptional regulator, SarA/Rot family → MVTKSYSEVISACSEFFDYQNKIDNIFLVIEHKYGLKKHEFFFLMKLIEVKEVHLKDAIERGYIKQNKSARAIKRLFEKKYILKNRLKSDERAVILRFNDEYRKEFNEVMEDVLYMLEED, encoded by the coding sequence ATGGTGACTAAATCTTATTCGGAAGTGATTTCAGCTTGTTCAGAATTCTTTGACTATCAAAATAAAATTGATAACATCTTTTTAGTTATTGAACATAAGTATGGTCTAAAGAAGCATGAATTCTTCTTCTTAATGAAGTTAATTGAGGTAAAAGAAGTTCATCTTAAAGATGCAATTGAAAGAGGGTATATTAAACAAAATAAATCAGCGCGTGCGATTAAGAGATTATTTGAGAAAAAATACATATTAAAAAATCGTTTAAAATCGGATGAAAGAGCAGTCATATTACGTTTTAATGATGAATATAGAAAAGAATTCAATGAAGTTATGGAAGATGTTTTATACATGCTGGAAGAGGATTAA
- the rbsK gene encoding ribokinase, which translates to MNKIVVIGSMSIDLVVSAAKRPGKGETILGETFFTTPGGKGANQAVAAARLGDQVHMIGRIGNDDFGKEIHENLKSNNVIVDSVEPVTHLPSGTAHITLAEEDNSIIVVPSANNEVNVSYVDKYLSTLNKGDIVLLQQEIPGETVTHVVDYCAAHDVISILNPAPYREVDQTVIEKVSYLTPNETESAEMFNGNVEQALIQYPNKLIVTLGSKGAVYYNGKEKVEVPGYKREVKDTTGAGDTFNGAFAVGLQKSYSLEKALAFANLAASYSVMGMGAQGGMPNLTDIEGEWHV; encoded by the coding sequence ATGAATAAAATAGTAGTAATCGGAAGTATGTCTATAGATTTAGTTGTTTCTGCAGCGAAGAGACCAGGTAAAGGAGAAACGATATTAGGGGAGACATTCTTTACAACACCTGGGGGAAAAGGTGCCAATCAAGCAGTAGCAGCAGCACGTTTAGGTGATCAAGTACATATGATCGGTAGAATCGGTAATGATGACTTTGGTAAAGAAATACATGAAAATTTAAAAAGTAATAACGTTATTGTGGACAGTGTGGAACCCGTTACACATTTACCTTCTGGAACGGCGCATATTACGCTCGCTGAAGAGGATAACAGTATTATTGTTGTACCTTCAGCGAATAATGAAGTCAATGTTTCTTACGTGGATAAATATTTAAGCACATTAAACAAAGGTGATATCGTATTACTTCAACAAGAAATACCAGGTGAAACGGTAACACATGTCGTTGATTATTGTGCAGCTCATGATGTGATTTCAATATTAAATCCAGCACCGTATAGAGAAGTAGATCAAACGGTTATAGAGAAAGTAAGTTATTTAACACCTAATGAAACAGAAAGTGCAGAAATGTTTAATGGCAATGTTGAACAAGCATTGATTCAGTATCCGAATAAATTGATTGTAACTTTAGGATCCAAAGGTGCGGTCTATTATAACGGTAAAGAAAAAGTAGAAGTACCAGGTTATAAACGTGAAGTGAAAGACACAACTGGCGCAGGAGATACATTTAACGGCGCATTTGCTGTTGGGTTACAGAAATCCTATTCATTAGAAAAAGCATTAGCATTCGCAAACTTAGCGGCGAGTTATTCAGTGATGGGAATGGGTGCGCAAGGCGGAATGCCTAATTTAACAGATATTGAAGGTGAATGGCATGTATAA
- a CDS encoding sugar ABC transporter ATP-binding protein, which produces MLQMTGIHKAFGQNKVLTGVDFTLKEASVHALMGENGAGKSTLMKILVGIHERDKGTITFQEQAIDFKDVQKSEEAGMTFIHQELNIWPELTVLENLFIGKEVKNKFGIINEKKMKQEAKKVFDKLNFSISLNKVAGKCSIGEQQMIEIAKALMTNAKVIVMDEPTAALTDKEISQLFKLIRTLQEQGVSFVYISHRMAEIFEISDEITVMRDGKTVLYKDTKDTNYDEIVKSMVGRDLTEQFPNRTVTPGEVIMDVQSLDNDEHGIKDISFQLKQGEILGFSGLMGAGRTEIMRSLFGIDKGKKKISIKGKQVQIKSPEDAMKYGIGLITENRKDEGLLLDFSIEHNMVLPSLKSFSNKGFINEKASHSFADQMSKRLNIKTNRKALVSSLSGGNQQKVVLAKWIGTGAQVLILDEPTRGIDVGAKREIYQLMNELTERGVSIIMISSELPEVIGMSDRVIVVQEGSIKGEVENESITEENIMTLATGGDLHATNHS; this is translated from the coding sequence ATGTTACAAATGACAGGGATTCATAAAGCGTTTGGACAAAATAAAGTTTTAACAGGCGTAGATTTCACGTTGAAAGAAGCTTCTGTTCATGCGCTAATGGGAGAAAATGGTGCCGGTAAATCTACTTTAATGAAAATACTTGTAGGTATACATGAGAGAGATAAAGGGACAATTACATTTCAAGAACAAGCAATCGATTTTAAAGATGTACAAAAATCAGAAGAAGCGGGCATGACATTCATTCACCAAGAATTAAATATTTGGCCGGAGTTAACAGTGCTTGAAAACTTATTTATTGGAAAAGAAGTAAAAAATAAATTTGGCATTATTAATGAGAAAAAAATGAAGCAAGAAGCTAAAAAAGTATTTGATAAGCTTAATTTCAGTATTTCATTAAATAAAGTTGCTGGAAAATGTTCTATAGGTGAACAGCAAATGATAGAAATTGCGAAAGCATTGATGACAAATGCTAAAGTAATCGTTATGGATGAACCAACCGCAGCATTGACTGATAAAGAAATTAGCCAATTGTTTAAATTGATTCGAACATTACAAGAACAAGGTGTGTCGTTTGTATATATTTCACACAGAATGGCGGAAATATTTGAAATATCAGATGAAATAACGGTTATGAGAGATGGTAAAACAGTCTTATACAAAGATACGAAAGATACAAACTATGATGAAATTGTAAAGTCGATGGTTGGAAGGGATTTAACAGAACAATTTCCAAATAGAACGGTAACACCTGGTGAAGTGATTATGGATGTTCAATCGCTCGATAATGATGAACATGGTATTAAAGATATTTCTTTCCAATTAAAACAAGGTGAAATATTAGGTTTTAGTGGCTTGATGGGAGCTGGACGTACTGAAATTATGAGAAGTCTATTTGGCATTGATAAAGGTAAAAAGAAGATTTCAATTAAAGGAAAACAAGTACAAATCAAATCGCCAGAAGATGCGATGAAATATGGTATAGGTTTAATTACAGAAAATCGAAAAGATGAAGGGCTATTATTAGATTTTTCAATTGAACATAATATGGTATTACCATCATTGAAAAGTTTCTCCAATAAAGGTTTTATTAACGAAAAGGCATCACATTCATTCGCAGATCAAATGAGTAAACGGTTGAATATTAAGACGAACCGTAAAGCGCTTGTTTCATCTCTGTCGGGTGGTAATCAACAAAAAGTAGTGTTAGCCAAATGGATAGGAACAGGTGCACAAGTACTTATTTTAGATGAACCAACGAGAGGTATAGATGTAGGTGCAAAACGAGAAATTTATCAATTGATGAACGAATTAACCGAACGTGGCGTATCCATCATCATGATTTCTTCAGAATTGCCGGAAGTGATTGGGATGAGTGACCGTGTCATCGTTGTTCAAGAAGGAAGTATCAAAGGGGAAGTAGAGAACGAAAGTATTACAGAAGAAAATATTATGACATTAGCTACAGGAGGGGATTTACATGCAACAAATCACAGCTAA
- a CDS encoding EVE domain-containing protein yields MSEERNYFWLNCGYNRWNHTEPLEGQIAVFESGASFNPTQGFHAFKTAKPGDKVIYYQVQNQVGLLGYGEIVHVQSGGNQKVSIHFKFESSLTMLSVDYLKRSEQLEPRINQISEQLFNRISKEEFDLIVGLGQGAIKIPRYFLLTEEIQFEEEETYTIFTHTLNGIKRNGYTYYTQLEIGDQLVFLSKNANQSIIGIGEVTDSIHKLPPQPGRTDSTCITVKYNSDINPVNVGELNRHQTLKKLYFLQDNAKQSIANLTKAQYDAMMEMSNGTYEQPSSPQYEMSVPREQEIEHKKDKPIILMLCDNKEEGLKKAKHYVERELAKGIYAVGHPDFSEEMLYGRYLPNESGALYYREGFITGHITSSEREWLVIDQFERIDPEIFQLFLDVLEGHEMTLPRYNHEGKMVKWSLEKDSFYKHNPKWRMIGLCYGSIEDIKEQYSHQFLKHCRVLHVGS; encoded by the coding sequence ATGTCTGAAGAAAGAAACTACTTTTGGTTAAATTGTGGGTATAATAGATGGAATCATACGGAACCATTAGAAGGTCAAATCGCAGTATTTGAATCAGGTGCAAGTTTCAATCCTACACAAGGATTTCATGCATTTAAAACAGCCAAACCTGGAGATAAAGTTATTTATTATCAAGTTCAAAATCAAGTTGGATTACTAGGCTATGGAGAAATTGTCCATGTTCAATCAGGTGGGAATCAGAAAGTAAGCATTCACTTTAAATTTGAATCGTCATTAACGATGCTCTCTGTTGATTATTTAAAGAGAAGTGAACAGCTAGAACCGAGAATCAATCAAATATCTGAACAATTGTTTAATCGTATATCAAAAGAAGAATTTGATTTGATTGTTGGATTAGGACAAGGAGCAATAAAAATCCCAAGGTACTTCTTATTAACTGAAGAAATACAATTTGAAGAAGAAGAGACCTACACAATATTTACACATACATTAAATGGTATTAAAAGAAATGGGTATACATACTATACGCAATTAGAGATCGGGGACCAACTTGTATTCTTAAGTAAAAATGCCAATCAATCTATTATTGGTATAGGTGAAGTGACTGACAGTATTCATAAGTTACCACCACAACCAGGACGTACGGATTCAACTTGCATCACGGTTAAATATAACAGTGATATTAATCCAGTAAATGTTGGGGAATTAAATAGACATCAAACATTAAAAAAATTATACTTCTTACAAGATAATGCGAAACAATCTATAGCTAATTTAACAAAAGCACAATATGACGCTATGATGGAAATGAGTAATGGGACATATGAGCAACCATCAAGTCCTCAATATGAAATGTCAGTACCGAGAGAACAAGAAATAGAGCATAAAAAAGATAAACCGATTATTCTTATGCTTTGTGACAACAAAGAAGAAGGATTAAAAAAAGCAAAACATTACGTTGAAAGAGAACTTGCTAAAGGTATTTATGCAGTGGGGCATCCTGATTTTTCAGAAGAAATGTTATATGGTAGATATTTGCCAAATGAAAGTGGTGCACTTTATTATCGTGAAGGATTTATCACTGGGCATATTACAAGTTCAGAAAGAGAATGGTTAGTCATTGATCAATTTGAAAGAATTGATCCTGAAATATTCCAATTATTCTTAGATGTATTAGAAGGACATGAAATGACATTACCAAGATATAATCATGAAGGTAAGATGGTTAAATGGAGTTTGGAGAAAGATTCATTCTATAAACATAATCCTAAATGGAGAATGATTGGCTTATGTTATGGATCAATAGAAGACATTAAAGAACAATATTCACACCAATTTTTAAAACATTGTCGTGTGTTACATGTTGGATCATAA
- a CDS encoding D-ribose ABC transporter substrate-binding protein, which translates to MKKIITFLVAAVLLLSACSLESPLKKDNQGKSNKKKSDVTIGVSVSTLNNPFFVSIKEGIEKEAKKQGMKVKVVDARDDSAKQTNDIEDLVQQQVDYLVVNPTDSSAISSAVQSANNEGIPVITLDRSVDKGDVATFIASDNVEGGKMGGNFILDQLSKNAKVAELEGVPGASATRERGKGFHEVADKSLDVIAKQSAKFDRAEGLNVTQNIIQAHPDVKAIFAHNDEMALGAIEAIGDKDIIVVGFDGNEDAMKAIKNGKLDATVAQQPDKMGKSSVDSIIKLMDGKKLNKEIKIPLKLETSK; encoded by the coding sequence ATGAAGAAAATAATAACCTTTTTAGTAGCTGCTGTATTACTTTTGAGTGCATGTTCACTAGAATCACCATTGAAAAAAGATAATCAAGGGAAATCGAACAAGAAAAAATCTGATGTAACAATTGGTGTCAGTGTTTCAACGTTAAATAACCCATTCTTTGTATCAATTAAAGAGGGAATTGAAAAAGAAGCTAAGAAACAAGGCATGAAAGTGAAAGTTGTAGATGCTAGGGATGATTCAGCAAAACAAACTAATGACATTGAAGATTTAGTTCAACAACAAGTAGACTATTTAGTAGTGAATCCAACTGATTCAAGTGCCATTTCAAGTGCTGTACAGTCTGCAAATAATGAAGGCATCCCAGTGATAACGTTAGATAGATCTGTAGATAAAGGTGATGTAGCTACATTTATTGCTTCAGATAATGTTGAAGGTGGAAAAATGGGTGGTAATTTCATCTTAGATCAATTAAGTAAAAATGCTAAAGTCGCAGAATTAGAAGGTGTTCCAGGCGCAAGTGCAACAAGAGAACGTGGTAAAGGATTCCACGAAGTTGCCGATAAATCATTAGATGTAATTGCTAAACAAAGCGCTAAATTCGACCGTGCAGAAGGATTGAATGTGACACAAAACATTATTCAAGCACATCCAGATGTAAAAGCGATTTTCGCACATAATGATGAAATGGCATTAGGTGCTATCGAAGCAATCGGTGATAAAGATATAATTGTCGTAGGGTTTGATGGTAATGAAGATGCTATGAAAGCCATTAAAAATGGTAAATTAGATGCGACTGTTGCCCAACAACCAGATAAAATGGGTAAATCTTCAGTAGATTCCATTATTAAACTTATGGATGGTAAAAAGCTAAATAAAGAAATTAAAATACCTTTAAAATTAGAAACATCAAAATAA